CCTCCACCAGCACCAGCGCCGCGCCGAGGCGGGCGATGCGCCGCCGCTTGGTCTCCGGCGCGGAGGCGGGGACGAAGACGAGGGCGCGGGCACCCAGCAGCCGCGCGGCCAGCGCCACCCCCTGCCCGTGGTTCCCCGCCGACGCCGTCACCAGCCCGCGGGCCCGCGCCTCCGGCGCGAGCGTCGCCACGCGGTTGTAGGCGCCGCGCAGCTTGAAGGAGCCGGTGCGCTGCATCCCCTCCAGCTTGAGAAACACCTCGGCGCCGTCCGAGAGCCCGTCGCACCGCTCCAGCGGGGTGCGACGCACGATCCCCTGCAGCCGGCGCGCCGCGGCGAGCACGTCCGCCATCGACGGCGCGGCATCGGACAGAGTGGTCACGGCAACGGTCGCGCCGCGGGGATGCGCGAGCGGCTCACGGCAGGGCGAACGCGGTGGATTGCTGGATCGGATGGTTGGTCGAAGTCAGCCACGCCACGGCCGTCAGCCGCCGGCCACGCAGCCCCGCCCCGGGACGCCACACCTCCGTGTAGCTGCGCGTCTCCCCCGCGCCCAGCGACACGGACATGAGCGCCTGCACGAAGGAGCGGTCCGCCGACCAGCGCCAGACGTCGCGCGTGCCCTCGCGCACCGCGAAGTCGTGCGTCATCCCGCTGGAGAAGCTCAGCCGCACCGGCGCGGTGGTCGGATTGGTGAGCTGCAGGGAGAAGCGCACGCTGTCCCCCGCCGGCTCCACCTGGAACGAGGAGACCAGCGGGCCCGTGTAGCGGCTCGTCTCCAGCGGCGGCGCGGCGGAGGGGGCCGGACCGGCGGGCGGGCGGCACGCCACGGCGCCCGCGGCGAGCGCGATGAGCAAGGCGGGGAGGATGCGGCGCATGGGCGGCGGCGGCTGGAGTGTGCCGGGCTTCCCTTGAGGGCGCGACGGCGGCTTTGGAGCGGCGCCGCAACGAGTTCCGCGGGGCCGGCGGGGCAAGATAGACGCACCCGTTCCGGGGCGTCAAGCAAGGCCCCGGCCCGGACGAAAAGGAGCTTGCGAAAAATTTCACAAGCGCCCATATTCCTGCTTGCGAAAAATTTCACAAGCTCCTATATTGGCCGCGCCGAACCACCCTGGAGAGGATTGGAGCACAGTGGACGAGCCTCGCCGCACTCCGCCGAACGCCGGGAAGACCGGAGCTCCGACGCCCGCCGACATGGCGGGGATCGGGGTGCAGTTCGTGGCGGTGCTGCTGGCGTTCCTCTTCCTGGGGAAGTGGCTTGACGAGCGGCTGGGCACCTCTCCGTGGCTCCTGATGATCGGGGTGTTCCTCGGGTTCGGGCTCAGCCTGCTGTACATCTACCGGCGGCTGGCCATCGACCCCAAGGAACCGCGCAAGGGGGGAAGATGAAGTCTCGCTGGCTCCTTCCGGTGGCAGTGCTGGCGATTGGAGCCCTCGTGTACGCGGGCGGCGTGGCACTTGCTGGGCCCGGCGCCCGCGGCGGAGTCGCCGTGGGGGTGGCGATCGCGTGCGTCTTCCAGATCTTCTTTCTGCTGGTGGCC
Above is a window of Longimicrobium sp. DNA encoding:
- a CDS encoding BsuPI-related putative proteinase inhibitor, with translation MRRILPALLIALAAGAVACRPPAGPAPSAAPPLETSRYTGPLVSSFQVEPAGDSVRFSLQLTNPTTAPVRLSFSSGMTHDFAVREGTRDVWRWSADRSFVQALMSVSLGAGETRSYTEVWRPGAGLRGRRLTAVAWLTSTNHPIQQSTAFALP
- a CDS encoding AtpZ/AtpI family protein, with amino-acid sequence MDEPRRTPPNAGKTGAPTPADMAGIGVQFVAVLLAFLFLGKWLDERLGTSPWLLMIGVFLGFGLSLLYIYRRLAIDPKEPRKGGR